The bacterium genome includes a window with the following:
- the mnmA gene encoding tRNA 2-thiouridine(34) synthase MnmA, with protein sequence MKCVVVAMSGGVDSSVTAYLIKEMGYDVIGVTMEILKSSCQIEKLDTCCSLQSFVDARYVAERLGIRHHIIDCKAEFEQMVVSYFVKEYLAGRTPNPCVICNSRIKFDSLLAKAKELGADYLATGHYARLEKQNNRYIIKKGIDTTRDQSYFLYKLSQEQLSQAMMPLGDYQKQEVRKIAVRLGLKVANKPESQEICFIPQGDYRNFIQQRIKDAFKPGEILDKNGNILGRHSGIAFFTIGQRRGLGIAAGSPLYVISIELNRNAVIVGDESDLYRNSLIAGELNWVAVERFESEMEVVAKIRYLHPETKAIIHPVNNDKVEVVFEQPVRAVTPGQSVVFYKDEVLLGGGVIE encoded by the coding sequence ATGAAATGTGTTGTAGTAGCTATGAGTGGTGGTGTAGATTCATCGGTTACCGCTTATTTGATTAAAGAGATGGGGTATGATGTTATTGGTGTAACGATGGAGATACTTAAATCAAGTTGCCAGATTGAAAAGTTAGATACCTGTTGTTCATTACAATCTTTTGTAGATGCCAGATATGTAGCAGAGAGATTGGGCATCCGACATCATATCATTGATTGTAAGGCAGAGTTTGAGCAAATGGTAGTTAGCTATTTTGTAAAGGAATATCTGGCTGGTCGAACTCCCAATCCATGTGTCATCTGCAACTCCAGAATAAAGTTTGACAGCCTGCTGGCTAAGGCTAAGGAATTGGGGGCAGACTATCTGGCAACGGGTCATTATGCCAGGCTCGAAAAACAAAACAATCGCTATATAATCAAAAAAGGGATTGATACAACCAGAGACCAGTCCTATTTCCTGTATAAACTTTCCCAGGAGCAATTATCTCAGGCAATGATGCCGTTAGGGGATTATCAAAAGCAAGAAGTTCGAAAGATAGCGGTAAGACTGGGACTCAAAGTCGCAAATAAACCTGAATCACAGGAAATATGTTTTATTCCACAAGGAGATTATCGGAATTTTATTCAACAAAGAATTAAAGATGCATTTAAACCAGGTGAAATACTGGATAAAAATGGGAATATCTTAGGCAGGCATTCGGGAATTGCATTTTTCACCATTGGTCAGCGTAGAGGACTTGGCATTGCCGCAGGCAGCCCCCTTTATGTGATAAGCATAGAGTTAAACAGAAATGCAGTCATCGTAGGTGATGAATCTGACCTGTATCGAAATAGTCTAATAGCCGGTGAGTTAAACTGGGTGGCGGTGGAAAGGTTTGAATCTGAAATGGAGGTAGTGGCAAAAATCCGATACCTGCATCCGGAAACCAAAGCCATCATTCATCCAGTAAATAATGATAAGGTAGAGGTCGTGTTTGAACAACCTGTTCGAGCAGTGACGCCAGGACAATCAGTAGTCTTCTATAAAGACGAGGTGTTACTTGGCGGTGGAGTAATTGAGTGA
- a CDS encoding pyridoxal phosphate-dependent aminotransferase: MISTRMNKIDSSGIRKVFNLASQLQNPINLSIGQPDFDVPAEIKQEAIKAINAGFNRYTQTEGILELRERVAQKLRDKNNINVNPKDILITSGVSGGLFLAFYVLLDKDDEAIIFDPYFVMYKHLINFIDSRPIYINTYPDFSLNIERVKEAITAKTKVIVINSPGNPTGKTYSKLEIEGIAKVAKENNLVVISDEVYEEFMYEGEHFSIGSIYDRTITLNGFSKAYAMTGWRMGYAAGPGEIIQQMTKLQQYSFVCAPSFAQIAAIKALDCDISKYIEEYRRKRDLIYEGLKDYFKVEKPGGGFYIFPQVEGITATAFVEKAIAKNLLIIPGNIFSEQDTNFRLSFATKDEIIQKGIEILIRVAEN, from the coding sequence ATGATTTCTACGAGGATGAATAAAATTGATTCTTCTGGTATTCGGAAGGTATTCAATTTAGCCAGCCAACTACAAAATCCTATTAATCTTAGTATTGGCCAGCCAGATTTTGATGTGCCCGCAGAAATTAAACAGGAGGCAATTAAAGCTATCAATGCTGGATTTAATAGATATACTCAAACAGAAGGTATTTTAGAATTAAGAGAAAGGGTTGCCCAAAAACTACGAGATAAAAATAATATTAATGTCAATCCAAAGGATATTTTAATTACAAGTGGTGTTTCTGGCGGGTTATTTTTAGCCTTTTATGTTTTGCTTGATAAAGATGATGAGGCAATTATTTTTGACCCATATTTTGTTATGTATAAACATCTGATAAACTTTATCGACTCAAGACCAATATATATTAATACATATCCTGATTTTAGTTTGAATATTGAGCGGGTAAAAGAGGCAATTACTGCAAAGACGAAGGTAATCGTGATTAACTCTCCGGGAAACCCCACGGGTAAAACATATTCCAAACTTGAGATAGAGGGAATTGCAAAAGTAGCTAAAGAGAATAATTTAGTGGTAATATCAGATGAAGTTTATGAAGAATTTATGTATGAAGGAGAACATTTTAGTATTGGGAGTATTTATGACAGGACAATTACCTTAAATGGTTTTTCTAAGGCTTATGCAATGACTGGTTGGCGAATGGGCTATGCCGCAGGACCAGGTGAAATCATTCAGCAAATGACTAAATTACAGCAATATAGTTTTGTCTGTGCCCCTTCTTTTGCTCAAATTGCCGCAATTAAGGCACTTGATTGTGATATAAGTAAATATATTGAAGAATACCGAAGGAAGAGAGATTTGATTTATGAGGGGTTAAAAGATTATTTTAAGGTTGAAAAGCCTGGTGGGGGATTTTATATATTCCCACAGGTTGAGGGAATAACAGCAACGGCATTTGTTGAAAAGGCAATCGCTAAAAATCTATTAATCATTCCAGGCAATATCTTTTCAGAGCAGGATACTAACTTCCGATTATCCTTTGCTACAAAAGACGAGATAATTCAAAAAGGAATTGAGATACTAATTAGAGTAGCAGAAAACTAA
- the trpS gene encoding tryptophan--tRNA ligase → MDKLRVLSGMRPTGRLHLGHLLGALNNWKEFQDEYECFYMIADWHALTTAYADTGEFQENIQQMLIDWLSCGIDWQKCVIFRQSQIPEHAELHILLSTITPLPWLERCPTYKDQLKELAQLDLHTYGFLGYPVLQAADILIYKANIVPVGEDQLPHLELTREICRRFNYLYSEVFPEPASKLTQTSKLPGVDGRKMSKSFGNCIYLSDSDDLIVKKVKSMITDPARIHPTDPGHPEVCVVFAFHQAFNKNGVEVIKQECQEAKRGCVKCKEELARILISCLKPIHEARKKFEIAPQEIINILDEGKKKAREITSKVMLEVRQAMKIY, encoded by the coding sequence ATGGATAAGTTACGGGTATTAAGTGGGATGCGGCCAACTGGCAGGTTACATCTGGGGCATTTGTTAGGTGCCTTGAATAACTGGAAGGAATTTCAGGATGAATATGAATGTTTTTATATGATTGCTGATTGGCATGCCTTGACAACGGCTTATGCGGATACTGGTGAATTCCAGGAAAATATCCAGCAGATGCTTATAGACTGGTTGAGTTGTGGGATAGACTGGCAGAAATGTGTGATTTTTCGCCAGTCGCAAATCCCGGAGCATGCGGAGTTACATATCCTTTTGTCAACAATTACGCCACTTCCCTGGTTAGAACGGTGTCCTACTTACAAAGACCAGTTAAAAGAATTAGCCCAGTTAGACCTTCACACCTACGGGTTTTTAGGCTATCCAGTGCTTCAGGCGGCGGATATTCTGATTTATAAAGCCAATATTGTTCCGGTTGGTGAAGACCAACTCCCTCATCTTGAATTAACCCGCGAGATTTGTCGAAGATTTAATTATTTATATAGTGAGGTATTTCCTGAACCTGCGTCAAAATTGACTCAAACATCTAAACTTCCCGGTGTAGATGGACGCAAGATGAGTAAAAGCTTTGGGAATTGTATCTACCTGTCAGACTCAGATGACCTGATAGTGAAGAAGGTAAAGAGTATGATTACCGATCCGGCAAGGATTCATCCAACGGACCCAGGTCATCCAGAGGTATGTGTGGTTTTTGCCTTTCATCAGGCTTTTAATAAAAATGGTGTCGAGGTCATAAAACAGGAATGCCAGGAGGCAAAAAGAGGTTGTGTGAAATGTAAGGAGGAATTAGCCCGGATATTAATTTCTTGTTTAAAACCTATCCATGAGGCACGCAAAAAATTCGAGATAGCCCCACAGGAAATTATAAATATATTAGATGAAGGTAAGAAAAAGGCAAGAGAAATAACTTCTAAAGTCATGCTCGAGGTCCGCCAGGCAATGAAGATTTACTGA